A window of the Acidovorax sp. YS12 genome harbors these coding sequences:
- a CDS encoding fibronectin type III domain-containing protein: MKPLHWITRPLAWVALSLPITALSATYTLAPRSYVEFQGCPDATAEPGCAVYTTAMGAGGQFTVAAPLPSGQTTAVTPTAFTFSDGVRTYDENNAWLKFFNVSTDASGAVTSFFLEARTWLTGAPPHAVGDRLATLYMDQTLVSATNNVVCYFIPVGKTAQACTESIDSWNRVHNAAATNTPGTFTTIPAVPGAPASTTAVGGDGAVRVGWTPPASDGGSPLTGYAASAWTLGDTRVGGCTAAADETSCVISGLDNGTPYVLEVRAVNAQGEGPAQAAPGPVTPSWIAFPATAPGTTGTTSVTIRGGQPGCAITGTPQFSGTGIPPGAPANADFPVGAFSFNASGCKQDTLTVSITYPQPLADNVQLMKFGPRTALAPTSEWFPAPGANISPNRMTVTYTVADNGPGDSDSAEGAIADPFAPMALPLPPATPASIPTLSEWGLALLSLLAAAFGLRAARRRLV; the protein is encoded by the coding sequence ATGAAACCACTCCATTGGATTACCCGCCCGCTGGCCTGGGTCGCACTGTCACTGCCAATCACAGCCCTGTCTGCTACCTACACACTGGCCCCGCGCAGCTACGTGGAGTTCCAGGGATGCCCCGATGCCACTGCCGAACCGGGCTGCGCGGTGTACACCACGGCCATGGGCGCAGGCGGCCAGTTCACCGTGGCGGCCCCCCTCCCGTCCGGCCAGACCACCGCGGTCACGCCCACGGCCTTCACGTTCTCGGACGGGGTACGTACCTACGACGAAAACAATGCGTGGCTCAAGTTCTTTAACGTCTCTACGGATGCCTCGGGCGCCGTCACCAGCTTCTTCCTGGAAGCCAGAACCTGGCTGACCGGCGCACCGCCGCACGCGGTGGGTGACCGCCTTGCCACCCTCTACATGGACCAGACCCTGGTTTCCGCCACCAACAACGTCGTCTGCTACTTCATTCCCGTCGGCAAGACGGCACAAGCATGCACGGAGAGCATAGATTCCTGGAACAGGGTTCACAACGCCGCCGCTACCAACACGCCGGGCACGTTCACGACGATACCGGCCGTGCCTGGCGCACCCGCCAGCACCACTGCCGTGGGCGGCGACGGCGCCGTGCGCGTGGGCTGGACGCCGCCCGCGTCCGACGGCGGCTCGCCCCTCACCGGCTACGCCGCCAGCGCCTGGACGCTGGGGGACACACGCGTGGGCGGCTGCACGGCGGCGGCGGATGAGACGAGCTGCGTGATCAGCGGCCTGGACAACGGCACGCCTTATGTGCTCGAAGTGCGCGCTGTCAATGCCCAGGGCGAAGGCCCGGCGCAGGCCGCGCCCGGGCCGGTCACACCCTCCTGGATCGCCTTCCCCGCCACGGCGCCGGGCACCACCGGCACCACCAGCGTGACCATCCGCGGCGGCCAGCCTGGCTGCGCCATCACGGGCACGCCGCAGTTCAGCGGCACGGGCATCCCGCCCGGCGCGCCCGCCAACGCGGACTTCCCCGTGGGCGCCTTCAGCTTCAACGCCAGCGGCTGCAAGCAGGACACGCTCACCGTCTCCATCACCTACCCGCAACCCCTGGCGGACAACGTGCAGCTGATGAAGTTCGGTCCCAGGACCGCCCTGGCGCCCACCAGCGAGTGGTTCCCCGCGCCGGGCGCCAACATCAGCCCCAACCGCATGACGGTGACCTACACCGTGGCCGACAACGGCCCCGGCGACAGCGACTCCGCCGAGGGCGCCATCGCCGATCCGTTCGCCCCCATGGCCCTGCCACTGCCGCCGGCAACGCCCGCCAGCATTCCCACGCTGTCCGAATGGGGCCTGGCGCTGCTGTCGCTGCTGGCGGCGGCCTTCGGCCTGCGCGCGGCACGGCGCCGTCTGGTTTGA
- a CDS encoding serine/threonine protein kinase has translation MHNTPCSPSTPGYAGLTPDVVLDALASAGLYGDGRLMALGSYENRVYQAVLEDGTRVVAKFYRPGRWSEAQILEEHAFAQELAAAEVPMVAPLLLGGRTLHHHAGFAFSVSPWRGGRTPELEDFETLEWLGRFLARIHNVGAARPFAHRPALDLRHFGQAPRDTLLAGQHIPLDQQSAWRTACDEALDLIAGSACSTGAEDRFGLQDANTIRLHGDCHPGNVLWTPVDAHGGGPHFVDLDDARMGPAVQDLWMLLSGERRQRTQQLAALLDGYEQLRPFDRRELALIEPLRTLRLIHYSAWLAQRWSDPIFPINFPWFGSSAYWQGQVDMLREQIEAMREPPLAA, from the coding sequence ATGCACAACACCCCCTGCTCCCCCAGCACCCCTGGCTACGCGGGCCTCACGCCCGACGTGGTGCTCGACGCCCTGGCCAGCGCCGGCCTGTACGGCGACGGGCGCCTGATGGCGCTGGGCTCCTATGAAAACCGCGTGTACCAGGCCGTGCTGGAAGACGGCACGCGCGTGGTCGCCAAGTTCTACCGCCCGGGGCGCTGGAGCGAGGCCCAGATCCTGGAAGAACACGCCTTCGCGCAGGAGCTGGCCGCCGCCGAGGTGCCCATGGTGGCGCCGCTGCTGCTGGGCGGCCGCACGCTGCACCACCACGCGGGCTTCGCCTTCTCGGTCAGCCCCTGGCGCGGCGGGCGCACGCCGGAGCTGGAGGATTTCGAGACGCTGGAGTGGCTGGGCCGCTTTCTCGCGCGCATCCACAACGTGGGCGCGGCGCGCCCCTTCGCGCACCGGCCCGCGCTGGACCTGCGCCACTTCGGCCAGGCGCCGCGCGATACGCTGCTGGCCGGGCAGCACATTCCCCTGGACCAGCAGTCCGCCTGGCGCACCGCCTGCGACGAAGCTCTTGATTTGATAGCTGGAAGCGCTTGTTCCACGGGCGCTGAAGACCGATTTGGCTTGCAAGATGCAAACACTATCCGCCTGCACGGCGACTGCCACCCCGGCAACGTGCTGTGGACGCCCGTGGATGCGCACGGCGGCGGCCCGCATTTCGTGGACCTGGACGACGCGCGCATGGGCCCTGCCGTGCAGGACCTGTGGATGCTGCTGTCGGGCGAGCGGCGCCAGCGCACGCAGCAGCTCGCGGCGCTGCTGGACGGCTACGAGCAGCTGCGCCCGTTCGACCGGCGCGAACTGGCGCTGATCGAGCCGCTGCGCACGCTGCGCCTGATCCACTACAGCGCGTGGCTGGCGCAGCGCTGGAGCGACCCGATCTTCCCGATCAACTTCCCCTGGTTCGGCAGCAGCGCCTACTGGCAAGGCCAGGTGGACATGCTGCGCGAGCAGATCGAGGCCATGCGGGAGCCGCCGCTGGCGGCGTGA
- the xrtH gene encoding exosortase H produces MLRFFLVFLALQLTLFGINMLGWVQQHLVLPWTALLARICAGLVTWFDSTATAAGKVLWNAQTGFGVSIEPGCNGIEACIVLFAAIMAFPASWRHKLVGLVAGFVAVQALNVVRVISLFYLGQWNMDVFNFAHEYLWQALIMLDVLVVWLVWVRAGSKAPAAPPQEPPVPPAAVAA; encoded by the coding sequence ATGTTGCGTTTCTTTCTGGTCTTTCTGGCGCTGCAGCTCACCCTGTTCGGCATCAACATGCTCGGGTGGGTGCAGCAGCATCTGGTGCTGCCCTGGACGGCGCTGCTGGCGCGCATCTGCGCCGGGCTGGTGACGTGGTTCGACAGCACGGCCACGGCGGCGGGCAAGGTGCTGTGGAATGCGCAGACAGGCTTTGGCGTGTCGATCGAGCCGGGCTGCAACGGCATCGAGGCCTGCATCGTGCTCTTTGCTGCCATCATGGCGTTCCCGGCCTCCTGGCGCCACAAGCTGGTCGGGCTGGTGGCGGGCTTCGTCGCCGTGCAGGCGCTGAACGTGGTGCGCGTCATCAGCCTGTTCTACCTGGGCCAGTGGAACATGGATGTGTTCAACTTCGCGCACGAGTACCTGTGGCAGGCGCTGATCATGCTTGACGTGCTGGTCGTCTGGCTGGTGTGGGTGCGCGCGGGCAGCAAGGCCCCGGCCGCGCCGCCGCAGGAGCCGCCCGTGCCGCCGGCCGCCGTGGCGGCTTGA
- a CDS encoding glycosyltransferase family 39 protein yields MNFPPPPRRAGPLPIDPDDPRHMAWLTLGFIALHLLVWTLLPALSHRAPPWDNIEQLVWTQSLQWGYYKHPPAPTWWMVFWTELLGRQVWVTFLAAQLSVAGMLLCVWRIALMVTTPLRAFVSVVLTALVAYHGLRGIMANHNTLQLLPVGLLLWALLGAVRAPPHGAARWWLWAAAGAAGALCMLSKYSALVWFAVAGLWLLLEPRMRSLRAWGPVLLGAAVCLALLGPHIAWMVQSDFATLRYAQDSFENSGPGTAGLPGYWADLWFFATAQLGRLAPALIALGVLRWWLRRAPAAPQPGPDGERLFVRLLGLGPLLLTLCLGLGGMHLASSWATTFFVLAGLLLLRWVPAVAPARLLGATLAVGLAAQLLLAGGLALGRGVLVDQLGRNARSNFPAPAMAQALQQVWRQHARTPLRVLAGETWLAGNLSIHLPSQPLVFIDAEPRHAPWIDTAALPRCDLLVVVDRSPDAPAPSAQTLQLLARAGAHGQLSVPWTSQPGGPQLTVDWGIVPATQPGCAQ; encoded by the coding sequence ATGAATTTCCCCCCGCCGCCGCGCCGGGCCGGCCCCCTGCCCATCGACCCCGACGATCCGCGCCACATGGCCTGGCTCACGCTCGGCTTCATCGCGCTGCACCTGCTGGTGTGGACGCTGCTGCCCGCGCTGAGCCACCGCGCGCCGCCGTGGGACAACATCGAGCAGTTGGTCTGGACGCAATCGCTGCAGTGGGGCTACTACAAGCACCCGCCCGCACCCACCTGGTGGATGGTTTTCTGGACCGAGCTGCTCGGGCGCCAGGTGTGGGTCACCTTCCTGGCCGCGCAGCTCAGCGTGGCGGGCATGCTGCTGTGCGTGTGGCGCATCGCCCTGATGGTGACCACGCCGCTGCGCGCCTTCGTCAGCGTGGTGCTCACGGCGCTGGTGGCCTACCACGGGCTGCGCGGCATCATGGCCAACCACAACACGCTGCAGCTGCTGCCGGTAGGGCTGCTGCTGTGGGCCCTGCTGGGCGCCGTGCGCGCGCCGCCGCACGGCGCCGCGCGCTGGTGGCTGTGGGCCGCCGCCGGGGCCGCGGGGGCGCTGTGCATGCTGTCCAAATACAGCGCGCTGGTGTGGTTCGCCGTGGCCGGGCTGTGGCTGCTGCTGGAGCCGCGCATGCGCAGCCTGCGCGCCTGGGGGCCGGTGCTGCTGGGCGCCGCCGTGTGCCTGGCGCTGCTGGGGCCGCACATCGCCTGGATGGTGCAGTCGGACTTCGCCACGCTGCGCTACGCCCAGGATTCGTTTGAAAACAGCGGCCCCGGCACCGCCGGCCTGCCCGGCTACTGGGCCGACCTGTGGTTCTTCGCCACCGCCCAGCTGGGCCGCCTGGCGCCGGCGCTGATCGCCCTGGGCGTGCTGCGCTGGTGGCTGCGCCGCGCGCCCGCCGCGCCGCAGCCCGGCCCGGATGGCGAGCGCCTGTTCGTGCGCCTGCTGGGCCTGGGCCCGCTGCTGCTGACGCTGTGCCTGGGCCTGGGCGGCATGCACCTGGCCTCCTCCTGGGCCACCACCTTCTTCGTGCTCGCGGGCCTGCTGCTGCTGCGCTGGGTGCCCGCCGTGGCGCCCGCGCGGCTGCTGGGCGCGACGCTGGCCGTGGGCCTGGCGGCCCAGCTGCTGCTGGCCGGCGGCCTGGCCCTGGGGCGCGGCGTGCTGGTGGACCAGCTGGGGCGCAACGCGCGCTCCAACTTCCCGGCGCCGGCCATGGCGCAGGCGCTGCAGCAGGTCTGGCGCCAGCACGCGCGCACGCCGCTGCGCGTGCTGGCGGGCGAGACCTGGCTGGCGGGCAACCTGTCGATCCACCTGCCGTCGCAGCCGCTGGTGTTCATTGACGCCGAGCCGCGCCACGCGCCCTGGATCGACACCGCCGCGCTGCCGCGCTGCGACCTGCTGGTGGTGGTGGACCGCAGCCCCGACGCGCCCGCGCCGAGCGCGCAGACGCTGCAGCTGCTGGCCCGCGCCGGCGCCCACGGCCAGCTCAGCGTGCCATGGACCTCCCAGCCCGGCGGGCCGCAACTGACGGTGGACTGGGGCATCGTGCCAGCCACGCAGCCGGGCTGCGCGCAGTAA
- a CDS encoding 3'-5' exonuclease, protein MNAAAAWWARLRRQWMLYHLGEPEFAFMFEPPPPGEWVALDCETTGLNPRSDEIVSIGAVRIVGERILTSERLELLVRPEKGVTADSVRIHRLRERDLAGGLPLHEAMRQLMRFIGSRPLVGYYLEFDVAMLNRAVWPLLGMGLPQQRIEVSAMYYDYKFHRMPPLQQQNPEIDLRFDTLMRDLGLPQRDAHDALNDAVMAALAFVKLRRLCASE, encoded by the coding sequence ATGAACGCCGCCGCCGCATGGTGGGCGCGCCTGCGCCGCCAATGGATGCTGTACCACCTGGGCGAGCCCGAGTTCGCCTTCATGTTCGAGCCGCCGCCGCCGGGCGAGTGGGTGGCGCTGGACTGCGAAACCACCGGCCTGAACCCGCGCAGCGACGAGATCGTCTCCATCGGGGCGGTGCGCATCGTGGGCGAGCGCATCCTGACCAGCGAGCGCCTGGAGCTGCTGGTGCGCCCGGAAAAGGGCGTGACGGCCGACAGCGTGCGCATCCACCGCCTGCGCGAGCGCGACCTGGCCGGCGGCCTGCCGCTGCACGAGGCCATGCGCCAGCTCATGCGCTTCATCGGCAGCCGCCCGCTGGTGGGCTACTACCTGGAGTTCGACGTGGCCATGCTCAACCGCGCCGTGTGGCCGCTGCTGGGCATGGGGCTGCCGCAGCAGCGCATCGAGGTCTCGGCGATGTACTACGACTACAAATTCCACCGCATGCCGCCGCTGCAGCAGCAGAACCCCGAGATCGACCTGCGCTTCGACACGCTGATGCGCGACCTCGGCCTGCCGCAGCGCGACGCGCACGACGCGCTCAACGACGCCGTGATGGCGGCGCTGGCCTTCGTCAAGCTGCGTCGGCTGTGCGCTAGCGAATAA
- a CDS encoding CBS domain-containing protein translates to MPNAFNFSASPFDCLSPDEQALVRASVDIAYYPEGAVVLDVGAVPEHLFVIIKGYVTQTEGEEVLATYGPDDCFDGRGLVAGRVSSRFVVAEELVAYQLARATVQELIARNAAFGALLFSDLGHKLSTLAQRAEQHEMQSLLMARVDQAYLRPAHRVHAAADIVSVTRLFHEERTTSVLVEGLPNAPEGLGIFTSTSLQRAILDGRSLHTLAVGELAAYPVVTVRASDTIGDAMALLLRSRVHRLVVVDGAGRVLGLLRALDLFSFVANQSHLISVQIEQARDLEMLDRAAAQVTRLVSVLHRGGTRMALMAQLVQQLNARLFERAWQMIAPPALVANSCLFVMGSEGRGEQLLKTDQDNGLMLRDGYVPPPDLQDICERFSEALTCFGYPECKGGIMLRNPAWRGTVGEWSTRVRDWLLQPEGDSLMHLAIFLDAHAVAGDAALLAEVRQRLLQLATDSDALIARFAMAVDAFGNPAGWWNRLLGLGEEGPVNLKKAGIFPIVHGVRSLALARRVMATGTAERITALVADGTLDAGLGQELLQGLHFLMGLRLQAGLAELALKREVTGNVDPARLSTLERDLLKDALSAVKRFKAVLHHRLRLDAV, encoded by the coding sequence ATGCCCAATGCCTTCAATTTCTCCGCCTCGCCGTTCGACTGCCTGAGCCCCGACGAACAGGCGCTGGTGCGCGCCAGCGTGGACATCGCCTACTACCCCGAAGGCGCCGTGGTGCTCGACGTGGGGGCCGTGCCCGAGCACCTGTTCGTCATCATCAAGGGCTACGTCACCCAGACCGAGGGCGAGGAAGTGCTCGCCACCTACGGGCCGGACGACTGCTTCGACGGCCGGGGCCTGGTGGCCGGGCGCGTCAGCAGCCGCTTCGTGGTGGCCGAGGAGCTGGTGGCCTACCAGCTCGCGCGTGCCACCGTGCAGGAGCTGATCGCGCGCAACGCCGCTTTCGGCGCGCTGCTGTTCTCCGACCTGGGGCACAAGCTCAGCACGCTGGCGCAACGCGCCGAGCAGCACGAGATGCAGTCGCTCCTGATGGCGCGCGTGGACCAGGCCTACCTGCGCCCGGCGCACCGCGTGCACGCGGCGGCCGACATCGTGTCGGTGACGCGCCTGTTCCACGAGGAGCGCACCACCAGCGTGCTGGTGGAAGGCCTGCCAAACGCGCCCGAGGGCCTGGGCATCTTCACCTCCACCTCGCTGCAGCGCGCCATCCTCGACGGGCGCTCGCTGCACACCCTGGCCGTGGGCGAGCTGGCCGCGTACCCGGTGGTCACCGTGCGCGCCAGCGACACCATCGGCGACGCCATGGCGCTGCTGCTGCGCTCGCGCGTGCACCGCCTGGTGGTGGTCGATGGCGCGGGCCGCGTGCTCGGGCTGCTGCGCGCGCTCGACCTGTTCAGCTTCGTGGCCAACCAGTCGCACCTGATCTCGGTGCAGATCGAGCAGGCGCGCGACCTGGAGATGCTCGACCGCGCCGCCGCCCAGGTCACGCGCCTGGTGTCGGTGCTGCACCGCGGCGGCACGCGCATGGCGCTGATGGCGCAGCTCGTGCAGCAGCTCAACGCGCGCCTGTTCGAGCGCGCCTGGCAGATGATCGCCCCGCCCGCGCTGGTGGCCAACAGCTGCCTGTTCGTCATGGGCAGCGAGGGACGCGGCGAGCAACTGCTGAAAACCGACCAGGACAACGGCCTGATGCTGCGCGACGGCTACGTGCCGCCGCCCGACCTGCAGGACATTTGCGAGCGCTTTTCCGAGGCGCTGACCTGCTTCGGCTACCCCGAGTGCAAGGGCGGCATCATGCTGCGCAACCCGGCCTGGCGCGGCACGGTCGGCGAATGGAGCACGCGCGTGCGCGACTGGCTGCTGCAGCCCGAGGGCGACAGCCTGATGCACCTGGCCATCTTCCTCGACGCCCACGCCGTCGCGGGCGACGCCGCGCTGCTGGCCGAGGTGCGCCAGCGCCTGCTGCAACTGGCCACCGACAGCGACGCGCTGATCGCCCGCTTCGCCATGGCCGTGGACGCCTTCGGCAACCCGGCGGGCTGGTGGAACCGGCTGCTGGGCCTGGGCGAGGAGGGGCCGGTGAACCTGAAGAAGGCCGGCATCTTCCCCATCGTGCACGGCGTGCGCAGCCTGGCGCTGGCGCGGCGCGTCATGGCCACCGGCACGGCCGAGCGCATCACCGCGCTGGTGGCCGACGGCACGCTCGACGCCGGCCTCGGCCAGGAGCTGCTGCAGGGCCTGCACTTCCTCATGGGCCTGCGCCTGCAGGCCGGGCTGGCGGAACTGGCGCTCAAGCGCGAGGTCACGGGTAACGTCGATCCGGCGCGCCTGAGCACGCTGGAGCGCGACCTGCTGAAGGACGCGCTCTCGGCCGTCAAGCGCTTCAAGGCCGTGCTGCACCACCGCCTGCGGCTGGACGCGGTATGA
- a CDS encoding DUF2946 domain-containing protein, with product MSQTTLRTCTAWLLAALVFAWLHPAFAAMAVLAQGPQSMLVEVCTHQGVRWVSVDSTESAQAADTDEDGNAASSHCPLCRVLGDLPLDLGRDDLRFAPPAWLRQPPPDSHHPTQALRWVVRISPARAPPGAYFFV from the coding sequence TTGTCCCAGACCACACTGCGCACATGCACCGCCTGGCTGCTGGCGGCGCTGGTGTTTGCATGGCTGCATCCGGCGTTCGCGGCGATGGCGGTGTTGGCCCAAGGCCCCCAAAGCATGCTGGTGGAGGTCTGTACCCACCAGGGTGTGCGCTGGGTCAGCGTGGACAGCACCGAAAGCGCACAGGCGGCCGATACCGACGAGGACGGCAACGCCGCGTCGTCGCACTGCCCGCTGTGCCGCGTGCTGGGCGACCTGCCCCTGGATCTGGGACGGGACGACCTGCGCTTTGCGCCCCCGGCTTGGCTGCGCCAGCCACCACCCGACAGCCACCACCCCACCCAGGCCCTGCGGTGGGTGGTGCGCATCTCTCCCGCGCGGGCGCCGCCTGGCGCGTATTTCTTCGTCTGA
- a CDS encoding metallo-mystery pair system four-Cys motif protein: MKHPQLNRFPLRATALTAVLLPLFLTACGGGSGSGADPAPTGPQNIAIEFAAKAGNVPVQCGSKIAGLGTGNVGAELRDLRFYVSNVALINDKGEAVPLTLQANDWQSKEVALVDLEDATGTCAEAGTAGMNKQILGTVPGGTYKGVQMTIGVPSSVNHSDYAVAAKPLDIQAMGWSWQAGRKFAKIEINPDGGVARPAPAAAGKSFFVHLGSTGCAGNPVTGETVSCARSDRMDFKLDSFDATKQKVVLDIAQLFKGSDVSKDEGGAVGCMSGATDPECPAIFNALKIDLASGQSVSQGAGQAVFRTEAK, encoded by the coding sequence ATGAAGCACCCCCAACTGAACCGTTTCCCCCTGCGCGCCACGGCGCTGACCGCTGTTCTGCTCCCCCTCTTCCTGACTGCCTGCGGCGGCGGCTCCGGCAGCGGCGCAGACCCTGCCCCCACCGGTCCGCAAAACATCGCCATCGAGTTCGCCGCCAAGGCCGGCAACGTGCCCGTGCAGTGCGGCAGCAAGATCGCCGGCCTGGGGACAGGGAACGTCGGCGCCGAGCTGCGCGACTTGCGCTTTTACGTGAGCAACGTGGCACTGATCAACGACAAGGGCGAAGCCGTGCCACTGACGTTGCAGGCCAACGACTGGCAAAGCAAGGAAGTGGCCCTGGTGGACCTGGAAGACGCCACGGGCACCTGCGCCGAAGCTGGCACTGCCGGCATGAACAAGCAGATCCTGGGCACCGTGCCTGGGGGCACCTACAAGGGCGTGCAGATGACCATCGGCGTGCCATCGAGCGTGAACCATTCGGACTACGCCGTGGCCGCCAAGCCCCTGGATATTCAGGCCATGGGCTGGTCATGGCAGGCGGGCCGCAAGTTCGCCAAGATCGAAATCAACCCCGACGGCGGCGTGGCACGCCCCGCCCCGGCTGCGGCGGGCAAGAGCTTCTTCGTGCACCTGGGATCGACGGGCTGCGCGGGCAATCCGGTCACCGGCGAAACCGTGAGCTGTGCCCGCTCAGACCGCATGGACTTCAAGCTCGATAGTTTCGATGCCACGAAGCAGAAAGTGGTGCTGGACATCGCGCAATTGTTCAAGGGCTCGGACGTAAGCAAGGACGAGGGCGGCGCCGTGGGCTGCATGTCGGGCGCCACTGACCCCGAGTGCCCTGCGATTTTCAACGCCCTGAAGATTGACCTTGCCTCCGGGCAGTCGGTCAGCCAGGGCGCGGGCCAAGCCGTGTTCCGCACCGAGGCGAAGTGA
- a CDS encoding di-heme enzyme encodes MQRPHSPLRMAAWVVGASLAGALALASCGGGGTSVSDTSGHGASWTWSLPSFFPTPKVPATNPMTAEKVELGRFLFYDRRLSGNGTQACASCHLQSKSFTDGLPTAIGSTGESHPRNAQGLANVAYHATLTWANPSLVTLEKQMETPLFGNDPIEMGVNDANKQEILTRLAADTGYPARFAKAFPGQGDTINWANVIHAIAAFQRSLVSGNSKYDQYLRGAVRLSAGEERGMNLFFGEKAECFHCHSSFNFNDQIVHAGSRLVETPFHNTGLYNIGGTGAFPEPNRGVFELTHLAKDMGMFRAPSLRNVEVTGPYMHDGSIATLEDVLAFYAAGGRNITSGPHAGDGRANPNKNDFITQIDLNAQEQADIVAFLKTLTDHEFLTNPRFADPFAAQQTP; translated from the coding sequence ATGCAAAGGCCCCATTCGCCCCTGCGGATGGCGGCCTGGGTTGTCGGCGCAAGCCTGGCCGGGGCCTTGGCCCTGGCCAGCTGCGGCGGAGGCGGGACCTCCGTCAGCGACACCTCGGGCCACGGCGCCAGCTGGACCTGGAGCCTGCCATCGTTCTTCCCGACCCCCAAGGTTCCCGCAACCAACCCGATGACGGCGGAAAAGGTGGAGCTCGGCCGTTTCCTGTTCTACGACCGCCGCCTCTCGGGCAACGGTACCCAGGCCTGCGCCAGTTGCCACCTGCAGTCCAAGTCCTTCACTGATGGCCTGCCCACGGCCATCGGCTCCACGGGCGAGTCCCACCCGCGCAACGCCCAAGGGCTGGCCAACGTGGCGTACCACGCCACGCTGACCTGGGCCAACCCGTCGCTGGTCACGCTGGAAAAGCAGATGGAAACCCCGCTGTTCGGCAATGACCCCATCGAGATGGGCGTCAACGACGCCAACAAGCAGGAGATCCTGACCCGCCTGGCAGCGGACACGGGCTATCCCGCGCGGTTTGCCAAGGCCTTTCCCGGACAAGGCGACACCATCAACTGGGCCAACGTGATCCACGCCATCGCCGCGTTCCAGCGCAGCCTGGTCTCGGGCAACAGCAAGTACGACCAGTACCTCCGTGGCGCGGTCCGGCTCAGCGCGGGGGAGGAGCGCGGCATGAACCTGTTTTTTGGCGAGAAGGCCGAGTGCTTTCACTGCCACAGCAGCTTCAACTTCAACGACCAGATCGTGCACGCCGGCAGCCGCCTGGTGGAAACGCCGTTTCACAACACCGGCCTCTACAACATCGGTGGCACCGGTGCCTTCCCCGAGCCCAACCGGGGGGTATTCGAGCTGACACACCTGGCCAAGGACATGGGCATGTTCCGTGCCCCCAGCCTGCGCAATGTCGAAGTCACCGGCCCCTACATGCACGACGGCAGCATCGCCACGCTGGAAGACGTGCTGGCGTTCTACGCAGCGGGGGGGCGCAACATCACCTCGGGCCCCCACGCGGGTGACGGACGCGCCAACCCGAACAAGAACGACTTCATCACCCAGATCGACCTGAACGCCCAAGAGCAGGCCGACATCGTGGCCTTCCTCAAAACCCTGACCGACCATGAATTCCTCACCAACCCGCGCTTTGCCGACCCGTTCGCCGCACAGCAGACGCCTTGA
- a CDS encoding copper chaperone PCu(A)C, whose amino-acid sequence MNNTPVTRRRTLATLGSTLLAATPWAQAHDFRAGDLVIDHPYATPSIPGAANGAAYFRGIRNRGSAPDRLIAASSPVAQRVELHEMAMEGGIMRMREVDGIALPPGQTVSMRHGQGYHLMLMNLKAPLADGERFDLTLRFERAGEVTVKAWVQRPSTKAPTHSHDHSH is encoded by the coding sequence ATGAACAACACCCCTGTCACCCGCCGCCGCACCCTGGCAACCCTGGGCAGCACCCTGCTGGCCGCCACGCCCTGGGCCCAGGCCCACGATTTTCGCGCTGGCGACCTGGTCATCGACCACCCCTATGCCACCCCGTCGATTCCAGGCGCCGCCAACGGCGCAGCGTACTTTCGCGGCATCCGCAACCGGGGCAGCGCGCCCGACCGCCTCATCGCCGCCAGCAGCCCGGTGGCCCAGCGGGTGGAGCTGCACGAGATGGCCATGGAAGGCGGCATCATGCGCATGCGCGAAGTGGACGGCATTGCACTGCCCCCTGGGCAAACCGTCTCCATGCGCCACGGCCAGGGCTACCACCTGATGCTCATGAACCTGAAGGCCCCGCTGGCCGATGGCGAGCGTTTTGACCTCACCTTGCGTTTCGAGCGCGCAGGCGAGGTCACGGTCAAAGCTTGGGTGCAACGCCCCAGCACCAAGGCACCAACGCACAGCCACGACCACTCGCACTGA
- a CDS encoding 2-hydroxychromene-2-carboxylate isomerase has protein sequence MKEITFHLDFVSPYAWLAFAQLPQVLEGISHRVVYRPVLLGALLKAHGNPGPAGIAPKRDWTYRHATWLGHSTGVGLDMPARHPFHPLPLLRLALECSQDGSINRFTAGAILRHVWQGGHDALDPARLDALRAELAEQLRGDPEQARQLLRANTDAAAARGVFGVPTFEADGRLFWGYDSLPMLRASLLGDAWFATQWDTAAEVPNGLAK, from the coding sequence ATGAAGGAAATCACCTTCCACCTCGATTTCGTCTCCCCCTACGCCTGGCTGGCATTCGCGCAGTTGCCGCAGGTGCTCGAAGGCATCAGCCACCGCGTGGTGTACCGCCCGGTGTTGCTGGGGGCGCTGCTCAAGGCGCACGGCAACCCCGGACCGGCGGGCATCGCGCCCAAGCGCGACTGGACCTATCGCCACGCCACCTGGCTGGGCCATAGCACCGGGGTCGGGCTGGACATGCCCGCGCGCCACCCCTTCCACCCGCTGCCGCTGCTGCGCTTGGCGCTGGAATGCAGCCAGGACGGCAGCATCAACCGCTTCACGGCGGGCGCCATCCTGCGCCACGTCTGGCAGGGCGGGCACGATGCGCTCGACCCGGCGCGGCTGGACGCGCTGCGCGCCGAACTGGCCGAGCAACTGCGCGGCGACCCCGAGCAGGCCAGGCAGCTGTTGCGCGCCAACACCGACGCGGCGGCGGCGCGCGGGGTGTTCGGCGTGCCCACGTTCGAGGCCGATGGCCGCTTGTTCTGGGGCTACGACAGCCTGCCCATGCTGCGCGCCAGCCTGCTGGGCGATGCGTGGTTCGCCACGCAGTGGGACACGGCGGCCGAGGTGCCGAACGGTTTGGCCAAGTAA